The Novosphingobium sp. Gsoil 351 genome contains the following window.
ACGCCGTTGACCCCCTGGCCGATCAGCTCGGTGACATAGACCCCGTCGGCGATGTCGCCGATCAGGTCGGCCACGCTGGCCGCGCCCGGCTCGATCCACACGTTGCTCGCGCCGACCCCCGGCGAGCCGCCCTGGCCGCGCACCGCGTGGCCGGTGGGAGCCAGGCCAAGCTGGCGCGCCGAGGCCGAATCCATCAGCCAGCCGGTCAGCCGCCCGTCCTCGACCAGCGCGCGCGGCGCGGTGGGCAGACCTTCGCCGTCGAACGGGCGCGAGCGCAGCCCGCGCAGCCGGTGGGGATCGTCGCGGATGGTGATCCCGCGCGCGAACACCGCCTCGCCCGCGCGGCCGAGCAGGAAACTGGCCTTGCGCGCGATCGCCGCGCCGCTGATCGCGCCGAGCAAATGCCCGACCAGCGATCCGCCGACCCGCGGCGAGAATACCACCGGGCGCGGGCCGCTGCTCAGCGGCTGCGGATCGAGCCGCGCGACCGCGCGCTCCCCCGCCAGCGCTCCGATCTCGTCCGGGCCGGGCAAGTCGGCGGCGTGGCGCGCGACGCGCCAGGCGTAGTCGCGCTGCATTCCCGCGCCCTCGCCCGCGATCACGCTGGCCGAGAGCGAATGGCTGGTGGAGGCATACGCGCCCGCAAAGCCCGCGCTGGTCGCCAGCGCGACCACCGCCGCGCCGATGCTGGCGCTGCCGCCCTCGGAGTTGGTCACCCCGGCGACCGCGCGCGCGGCGTCCTCCGCCTGCTCGGCCCGCGCGCGCAGTTCGCCGGGAGCAAATTCGCGCGGATCGGCCTGGTCGAGCTGCGGGGGAAGGCCGCGCAGCAGCAAATCCTCGGGGGCCAGCCCGGCATACTTGTCCTCGGGCGCGGCGCGAGCCATCGCCACTGCCCGCGCGGCCAGCTCGGCCAGCGCTGCGTCGGACAGGTCGGACGAGCCGATGCTCGCGGTCCCCTGGCCGACGAACACCCGCAACGAGACGTGCTCGCTTTCGGAGCGCTCGACATCCTCGAGCGCACCCAGCCGGACCTGCACGCTTTGCGAGGAATCGGCGGCGAACAGCGTGTCGGCGGCGTCGGCGCCAGCGGCGCGGGCACGCTCAACCAACGCCTGGCAATGGGCTTGCGCTTGTTCCGGGGACAGCATGGGGCGACCCTGACCTGACTTGGGTGCCGGCGGAATGCGGGCGAGGACACGCCTCTAACGGTGGGGCAAAGGGCGGTCAAACCGCCCGGAACGCTTCAGCCGATGCGCTCGATACCCAGGATCAGGCCGGTCAGGACGAACGGCAGCCCGATCGCGAGCAGCCACAGGAACGCCTGGTCGCGGCGATAATAGCCGCGCAGCGAAGCGTCGGCGGCCTGATCGTCGCTGAGCTTTTCCCAGCGCCGCTCGAACCGGCGGCAGGCGGGGATGATCGCGGCGACGAGCACGATCAGCGAAAAGTACGGCAGGATCGACCCTTGGGTAAACTTCTTCATCGCGCCGATGGTCATGAAGATCTGCAGCGCGGTGTAGACCAGCAGGGCATAGGCGACATTGTCGCTCATCGCCTTGCGCCAGTCACACGGATGCGCCGCCGCGCGCGGACTATCGCTCCGGACATCGGTGCTGCGCGTGAACGTGTTTCGGTGGTCGCGCACGGCTTTGGCCATGTCCTTGACTCCATCCTGGTCCCGGACCCGACTATCACCCCTTCCGCCACCCTCGGCAAGCCTATTCACCAAATGTCCGCCCTGCGGCAAACGGCGAGTCATGCATAAATCCTGCCAGACGCGTGGTGGCGGGGG
Protein-coding sequences here:
- a CDS encoding TldD/PmbA family protein, encoding MLSPEQAQAHCQALVERARAAGADAADTLFAADSSQSVQVRLGALEDVERSESEHVSLRVFVGQGTASIGSSDLSDAALAELAARAVAMARAAPEDKYAGLAPEDLLLRGLPPQLDQADPREFAPGELRARAEQAEDAARAVAGVTNSEGGSASIGAAVVALATSAGFAGAYASTSHSLSASVIAGEGAGMQRDYAWRVARHAADLPGPDEIGALAGERAVARLDPQPLSSGPRPVVFSPRVGGSLVGHLLGAISGAAIARKASFLLGRAGEAVFARGITIRDDPHRLRGLRSRPFDGEGLPTAPRALVEDGRLTGWLMDSASARQLGLAPTGHAVRGQGGSPGVGASNVWIEPGAASVADLIGDIADGVYVTELIGQGVNGVTGDYSRGASGLRIVNGQFAGPVAGITIAGNLLEMFAHLSAANDLEIYRGIDVPTLRVDGMTVAGE